The Oceanisphaera avium genome includes a region encoding these proteins:
- a CDS encoding sugar diacid recognition domain-containing protein, with amino-acid sequence MIEIEDSIAEKIIARTKGLIPYDINVMNKQGKVVASTDASRLGREHEGARWVIEHQESVTVDSTSTRYLAGAKPGVNLPIEYHGQCIGVVGITGDPNKVCELGALLKMTAELLIEQSREKDAALQLSIEKENCVKQLLQGRDNTQALAQLKHYQLSLRLPAVCLTLKPTPQHYFAQHRLALTPALELMLNSLFCFNRDSMSVIVEQGSSMASKIAQLTNLIKVPFMLGVGTTVYSYQELALSQATANAALAHGMVSDAQVKDARVTSYYYEPHKEKIIINAVAQGWHLAELTKEYRALMAQDKNGVLRLTLSTLISSANDMGSCAQLLNIHRNTLRNRLEKIQALTGVNYKNLDQLFRLYLGKLILD; translated from the coding sequence ATGATTGAAATTGAAGATAGCATTGCTGAAAAAATTATCGCTCGCACTAAAGGGCTGATCCCCTACGATATTAATGTCATGAATAAGCAGGGCAAAGTCGTGGCCTCCACCGATGCTAGCCGGCTAGGGCGCGAGCATGAAGGTGCCCGCTGGGTTATTGAGCATCAAGAGTCCGTGACCGTCGACAGCACCAGTACTCGGTATTTAGCTGGCGCTAAACCAGGCGTTAATTTGCCGATTGAATACCACGGACAGTGCATTGGAGTGGTGGGCATTACCGGCGATCCGAATAAGGTGTGTGAATTAGGCGCTTTGTTAAAAATGACCGCGGAGCTGTTAATTGAACAAAGCCGAGAAAAAGACGCCGCTTTACAGCTTAGTATTGAAAAAGAAAATTGCGTTAAGCAATTACTCCAAGGGCGTGATAACACCCAGGCATTGGCGCAATTAAAGCATTATCAATTAAGCCTGCGTTTGCCGGCGGTGTGTCTTACCCTAAAACCGACTCCCCAACATTATTTTGCACAACACAGGTTGGCGCTCACTCCTGCACTTGAGCTGATGCTTAATAGTCTGTTTTGTTTTAATCGCGACTCTATGAGTGTCATTGTAGAGCAGGGCAGTTCAATGGCCAGTAAAATTGCCCAGTTGACTAACTTGATTAAAGTGCCGTTCATGCTGGGTGTGGGGACCACTGTCTATAGCTATCAAGAGTTGGCCTTGTCTCAAGCAACAGCCAATGCGGCTCTTGCCCATGGCATGGTGAGCGATGCGCAAGTAAAGGATGCAAGAGTAACCAGCTATTACTATGAGCCGCATAAAGAAAAAATTATTATTAATGCCGTTGCCCAAGGGTGGCATTTAGCGGAGTTAACTAAAGAATATCGGGCGCTGATGGCACAAGATAAAAATGGGGTCTTAAGGCTTACTTTAAGCACGCTAATATCTTCTGCTAATGATATGGGCTCTTGTGCTCAGTTACTCAATATTCACCGTAATACTTTGCGTAATCGCTTAGAAAAAATTCAAGCGCTAACAGGAGTTAATTATAAAAATCTCGATCAGCTATTTCGGTTATATCTAGGTAAGCTCATTCTTGATTAA
- a CDS encoding glycerate kinase — MKKIVIAPDSFKESLTALEVAQAVKAGFQTVYPDAEYVLVPMADGGEGTVEALVAVTDGKIVRTQVTGPAGNQVEAHYGLLGDGNTAVIEMASASGLHHVAQEERDPCTATSRGTGELVRHALDAGVRHIIVGLGGSATNDAGIGMLMSLGAKFSDAQGHSIKDGGAALMEVATIDLSELHPAMAECTFEVACDVDNPLLGERGATEIFGPQKGATAQKRVVLEKALTHLADVIVKSGYSDQRNTSGAGAAGGMGFGMMTFMKATFKPGIEIVVEATNLKEWVKGADLVITGEGRLDSQTIFGKTPIGVAKTAKLYDIPVIGIAGSLSADVAVVTEHGIDAVFSIMPRVMTLKEAFADAEENVIFTAQNIATVMAMQAK; from the coding sequence ATGAAAAAGATTGTTATTGCTCCTGATTCTTTTAAAGAAAGTTTAACCGCATTAGAAGTCGCCCAGGCCGTTAAAGCCGGTTTTCAAACGGTTTATCCCGATGCAGAGTATGTGTTAGTGCCCATGGCAGATGGCGGCGAGGGCACAGTGGAAGCCTTGGTAGCTGTGACCGACGGTAAAATCGTTCGCACCCAAGTGACCGGTCCGGCCGGTAATCAAGTAGAGGCTCATTATGGCTTATTAGGGGATGGCAACACAGCCGTGATTGAAATGGCGTCAGCTTCGGGTTTGCACCATGTGGCCCAAGAAGAGCGTGACCCTTGTACCGCCACTTCACGTGGCACCGGTGAGCTGGTACGCCACGCTCTAGATGCCGGTGTGCGCCACATTATTGTCGGTTTGGGTGGCAGTGCGACTAATGATGCAGGCATTGGTATGCTGATGTCATTGGGTGCTAAATTTAGTGATGCTCAAGGTCATAGTATTAAAGACGGTGGCGCTGCATTAATGGAAGTAGCGACTATCGACTTAAGCGAGTTACACCCGGCCATGGCGGAATGTACCTTTGAAGTGGCTTGTGATGTGGATAACCCTCTGCTGGGTGAGCGCGGCGCCACTGAAATCTTTGGCCCGCAAAAAGGAGCGACTGCCCAAAAGCGTGTCGTATTAGAAAAAGCACTGACTCATCTGGCCGACGTGATTGTAAAAAGTGGGTATAGCGATCAGCGCAATACTTCAGGTGCGGGTGCCGCCGGTGGCATGGGCTTTGGCATGATGACCTTTATGAAGGCCACCTTTAAGCCAGGTATTGAGATAGTCGTAGAAGCCACTAACTTGAAAGAGTGGGTAAAAGGTGCAGATCTGGTGATCACTGGTGAAGGGCGCTTAGATAGTCAAACCATTTTTGGTAAGACGCCAATCGGTGTGGCTAAAACTGCCAAATTGTATGATATTCCAGTGATTGGCATAGCTGGCAGCTTAAGTGCCGATGTGGCGGTAGTAACTGAGCACGGTATTGATGCGGTATTCTCTATTATGCCGCGGGTAATGACCTTAAAAGAAGCCTTTGCTGATGCCGAAGAAAACGTTATTTTTACCGCACAGAACATAGCCACCGTTATGGCGATGCAGGCGAAGTAA
- a CDS encoding DUF3080 family protein gives MLTCLWLMACSPADPPKAHFTTYLTRVAKVLEAPAPVLQPPPALPALPAQRKLTIPVPRIRSGLIETLKLNHCDILGLVALHNSPLGKSQTSAWQFAYHFQFQQQLQQCLVQLTALPNTEQEEELPLLISWLNDLAQKKAPQLSLYYWNMMVAEPDIRDALSPASKSLAFSAQPGFQETLRAFQLFKRLHQSLAQASSAPFIIRDEETASLEQELSQALKGLYKNDYLGQLFYSLHASAHYLEQSIEFLSALDTLHCQGAQAIKGERLNNAMQHYYIKDIQAYLAQLDRQFVALAPLIATSLSPLEPQSAHKAQRMAAYRTTLASGLDSLIYVRYRDLTLEHAKVWQHFLKRCQLSPTRR, from the coding sequence GTGCTCACTTGCCTTTGGTTGATGGCATGTAGTCCAGCAGATCCGCCCAAGGCACATTTTACCACCTATCTGACTCGCGTAGCTAAGGTGTTAGAGGCACCCGCACCTGTGCTACAGCCGCCGCCCGCGCTACCGGCGTTACCTGCTCAACGAAAATTAACAATCCCAGTGCCTCGTATTCGCTCTGGTTTAATAGAAACCCTTAAACTTAACCATTGTGATATTTTAGGCTTAGTAGCCCTGCACAATAGTCCATTAGGTAAAAGCCAAACCTCAGCGTGGCAATTTGCTTATCATTTTCAGTTTCAACAGCAACTACAGCAGTGTTTAGTACAGCTAACCGCACTGCCCAACACTGAACAAGAAGAAGAGCTGCCACTACTCATTAGTTGGTTAAATGATCTGGCTCAGAAAAAGGCGCCGCAGTTATCGCTTTATTACTGGAATATGATGGTGGCAGAGCCAGATATTCGCGACGCATTAAGTCCTGCGAGTAAGAGTCTGGCTTTTTCCGCCCAACCGGGTTTTCAAGAAACGCTGCGTGCTTTTCAATTGTTTAAACGCTTGCATCAGTCTTTAGCCCAAGCGAGCAGCGCGCCTTTTATAATCCGTGATGAAGAAACAGCCAGCCTTGAGCAAGAGCTAAGCCAAGCCCTTAAGGGCTTATATAAAAATGACTATTTAGGCCAGCTTTTTTACTCTCTACACGCCAGTGCTCATTATCTTGAGCAAAGCATTGAGTTTTTATCCGCGCTGGACACCCTTCATTGCCAAGGCGCACAAGCGATCAAAGGCGAGCGGCTAAATAATGCTATGCAGCATTATTACATCAAGGATATTCAGGCTTATTTAGCGCAACTCGATCGCCAATTTGTGGCCCTAGCTCCCCTAATCGCCACCAGCCTTAGTCCACTTGAGCCCCAAAGCGCGCATAAAGCACAGCGCATGGCCGCATATCGCACCACACTGGCCAGCGGGTTAGACAGTCTTATATATGTGCGTTATCGCGACTTAACGCTCGAACATGCAAAAGTGTGGCAACATTTCCTTAAACGCTGTCAACTTTCACCAACGCGCCGCTAA
- a CDS encoding MATE family efflux transporter, which yields MPYLREIPRLLRLCGPILVAQMAQTLMSFVDTLMAGQVSATDLAAVAVATSFWLPLILLVQGVIMALTPIISQLNGARRESEIASAVHQGFWLTLLVTVPAMLALYYSPQALHWMHVEPELAHKTTGYLHAILWGMPAYALYQVLRNFSEGLSHTWPTMMLGFIGLVVNVPANYILIHGKFGFPALGGVGCGYASALVFWVLLIGMVIYSRYCAPLKNFYIFSSFSMPDWPQIARIFKLGFPIALAIFCEVTLFTVVALLLAPFGPEIVAGHQIAINFSSLIFMIPLSLGMAMTIRVGHTLGENQPERAKRISIIGIIFGCAVALLCALATVAGRYWIGGLYTDNAQVLELAASLLLLASLYQISDSAQVIAAAALRGYKDTQTIFYITFVAFWLCGLPIGMILGLTNWWVPAMGPHGFWLGFLAGLTLAATALLWRLRVIYARVENNRRAHLPLVDGM from the coding sequence ATGCCCTACCTCAGAGAAATTCCCCGTTTATTGCGCTTATGTGGCCCTATTTTAGTGGCACAGATGGCACAAACCTTAATGAGCTTTGTGGACACGCTAATGGCGGGGCAAGTGAGTGCTACCGATCTTGCTGCCGTAGCGGTAGCGACCAGTTTTTGGCTGCCGCTCATATTATTAGTCCAAGGCGTTATTATGGCGCTAACGCCCATCATATCGCAATTAAATGGCGCTCGCCGAGAAAGCGAGATAGCCAGTGCTGTGCATCAAGGTTTTTGGCTTACGCTCTTGGTAACGGTGCCCGCCATGTTAGCGCTTTATTATTCGCCGCAGGCCTTGCATTGGATGCATGTTGAGCCTGAGCTTGCTCATAAAACCACTGGCTACTTACATGCTATTTTATGGGGCATGCCCGCCTATGCGCTGTATCAAGTGCTGCGTAACTTTAGTGAAGGCCTGTCTCATACTTGGCCCACTATGATGCTTGGATTTATTGGCTTGGTGGTAAACGTGCCGGCTAACTATATTTTAATTCACGGTAAATTTGGTTTTCCTGCTCTTGGCGGTGTGGGCTGTGGGTATGCCTCTGCCCTCGTGTTTTGGGTGTTACTAATTGGCATGGTCATTTACAGCCGCTACTGTGCGCCTTTAAAAAACTTTTATATTTTTAGCTCGTTCTCAATGCCAGATTGGCCACAAATAGCGCGGATCTTTAAATTAGGTTTTCCTATTGCGCTGGCTATTTTTTGCGAAGTGACACTCTTTACGGTAGTAGCCTTATTATTGGCCCCCTTTGGACCAGAAATTGTGGCGGGACATCAAATTGCTATTAATTTTTCTAGTCTTATCTTTATGATCCCCCTCAGTTTGGGCATGGCGATGACCATACGCGTGGGTCACACCTTAGGTGAAAACCAACCAGAGCGCGCCAAACGCATTAGCATTATTGGCATTATTTTTGGCTGTGCAGTAGCCCTGTTGTGTGCCTTGGCGACCGTCGCGGGCCGCTATTGGATTGGCGGCCTCTATACCGATAATGCCCAAGTGCTAGAGTTAGCAGCCAGCTTATTATTACTGGCGTCTTTATATCAAATTTCTGACTCGGCACAGGTAATTGCCGCTGCCGCCTTGCGCGGCTATAAAGACACTCAAACCATTTTTTATATTACTTTTGTCGCATTTTGGCTATGCGGTTTACCTATCGGTATGATCTTGGGCTTAACTAATTGGTGGGTCCCTGCCATGGGGCCCCATGGCTTTTGGTTAGGTTTTTTAGCAGGCTTAACCTTAGCTGCAACGGCTTTACTTTGGCGCTTAAGGGTTATCTATGCTCGTGTGGAAAACAATCGTCGTGCTCACTTGCCTTTGGTTGATGGCATGTAG
- a CDS encoding riboflavin synthase subunit alpha gives MFTGIVQGQGLIVEIIDKIDFRTHVVSLPSELLPGLALGASVAHNGCCLTVTKINDQQVHFDLMQETLRVTNLGRLKVGDQVNLERAARFGDDIGGHAMSGHIMAMSELAERIETDTNTTLWFSLPRELAKYVFTKGYIGIDGISLTVGQVDNNRFAVHLIPETLTRTNLGTVQPGYQANLEIDPQTQAIVDTVERVMASR, from the coding sequence ATGTTCACCGGAATCGTTCAAGGCCAAGGGCTAATAGTAGAGATTATAGATAAAATAGACTTTCGTACTCATGTGGTCTCGCTCCCTAGTGAGCTGTTACCGGGGTTAGCACTGGGTGCGTCAGTGGCTCATAATGGCTGTTGCCTTACCGTGACAAAAATTAATGACCAACAGGTACATTTTGACTTAATGCAAGAAACGCTGCGGGTGACTAACCTAGGCCGGCTTAAGGTAGGGGATCAGGTTAACCTAGAGCGCGCTGCCCGCTTTGGCGATGATATTGGTGGCCATGCGATGTCGGGTCATATTATGGCGATGTCTGAATTAGCAGAGCGAATAGAAACTGACACCAATACTACTTTGTGGTTTAGTTTACCTAGAGAGCTGGCCAAGTATGTGTTTACCAAAGGTTATATTGGCATCGATGGCATTAGCTTAACGGTGGGGCAGGTGGATAATAACCGCTTTGCCGTACACCTTATTCCTGAAACACTGACCCGCACTAATTTAGGTACAGTTCAACCTGGTTATCAGGCAAATCTTGAAATTGATCCACAAACTCAAGCTATTGTTGACACAGTTGAGCGCGTCATGGCCAGCCGTTAA
- a CDS encoding CPXCG motif-containing cysteine-rich protein has protein sequence MRDFLQRTLACPHCGEPTDLNIDGSQGDQDYYEDCTVCCHPMHVRVTRNELADKLEVRVDADDEQIF, from the coding sequence ATGCGCGATTTTTTACAACGTACTCTTGCTTGCCCCCACTGTGGTGAGCCAACCGACTTAAACATAGATGGCTCACAAGGCGATCAAGATTACTATGAGGATTGCACGGTTTGTTGTCATCCGATGCATGTGCGTGTTACGCGCAATGAATTAGCTGACAAATTGGAAGTGCGCGTGGATGCCGATGATGAGCAGATATTTTAG
- a CDS encoding pteridine reductase has product MSGAVIVVTGAAKRIGAAISRHLHQQGYRLVLHYHRSAAEAEQLARELNAKRANSVSLVCQDLTQLAQLEGLVAKLIGCYGRVDGLVNNASSFYATPLASSTPAQWHDLFSTNAAAPYFLCQGLAPQLIKHQGAIVNMVDIHAEKGLSQHLIYSMAKNALITLTRGLACELAPQVRVNAIAPGAILWPEQPLTATQKKHILASIPMARLGDPQDIAQTVEFLLQGPRYLTGEIITLDGGRSIQGLPDA; this is encoded by the coding sequence ATGTCCGGGGCAGTCATAGTGGTGACAGGAGCCGCTAAGCGAATTGGCGCAGCAATCAGCCGCCATCTGCACCAGCAAGGATATCGTTTAGTCTTGCATTATCACCGCAGCGCAGCAGAAGCGGAGCAATTAGCGAGGGAGCTTAATGCAAAACGAGCAAACAGCGTGAGTTTAGTCTGCCAAGATTTGACTCAACTAGCGCAGCTAGAGGGTCTAGTGGCCAAGCTTATTGGCTGTTATGGACGAGTAGATGGCTTAGTTAATAATGCCTCTAGCTTTTATGCTACTCCCTTGGCAAGCAGCACGCCCGCACAGTGGCATGATTTATTTAGCACTAACGCTGCTGCACCCTACTTTCTTTGCCAAGGCTTAGCGCCACAGCTGATTAAGCACCAAGGGGCTATCGTAAATATGGTGGATATTCATGCCGAAAAAGGGCTAAGCCAACATTTAATATACAGCATGGCCAAAAACGCCTTAATTACGCTCACTCGTGGCTTAGCTTGCGAGCTTGCGCCCCAAGTGCGCGTTAATGCGATTGCGCCAGGTGCTATTTTGTGGCCAGAGCAGCCGTTAACTGCAACACAAAAAAAGCATATTTTAGCCAGTATCCCTATGGCGCGCTTAGGTGACCCTCAAGACATAGCGCAAACGGTAGAGTTTTTATTACAAGGCCCCCGCTATTTAACCGGAGAGATAATTACGCTAGATGGGGGGCGCTCAATCCAAGGCTTACCCGATGCGTAG
- a CDS encoding tellurite resistance TerB family protein — MLNQLKQLLSLDAQKDTTGPSKEMAMAALLAEVMLADGKASQAEHARMAQLLRRLTGQSEHVIQQLLNDTLAQQQDVVSLYEFTTELKNLPITEREQLLSSLWLLAFTDDYLDPEEEGVIRQVAELLYIPHSRFIWLKEQALQKS; from the coding sequence ATGCTCAATCAACTCAAACAGTTACTTAGTTTAGATGCACAAAAAGACACCACCGGCCCCAGTAAAGAAATGGCCATGGCCGCCTTGCTAGCAGAAGTGATGCTAGCCGACGGTAAAGCCAGTCAAGCCGAGCATGCGAGAATGGCGCAGTTATTACGCCGTTTGACGGGCCAGTCTGAACACGTTATCCAGCAACTTCTTAACGATACCCTTGCTCAGCAGCAAGATGTGGTGTCTTTATATGAATTTACTACTGAGTTAAAAAACTTACCCATCACAGAGCGTGAGCAATTGTTGTCTTCATTATGGCTACTGGCCTTTACTGATGATTATTTAGATCCGGAAGAAGAGGGCGTGATCCGCCAAGTGGCAGAGCTTTTATATATTCCTCATAGCCGCTTTATTTGGCTTAAAGAGCAAGCGCTACAAAAATCTTAA
- the thrS gene encoding threonine--tRNA ligase produces the protein MPTITLPDGSQRHFEQAVSVMDVAKDIGPGLAKACIAGRINGQLVDACELIEHDAKLAIITAKDEDGLAILRHSCAHLLGHAIKQLWPQTKMAIGPVIDNGFYYDVDLDHTLTEEDLVKLEARMKELVKTDYPVIKKKVSWQEARDTFAERHEPYKIEILDQNVSQDDRPGLYHHEEYIDMCRGPHVPSMKFCQHFKLQKTSGAYWRGDSKNKMLQRIYGTAWADKKALNGYLLQLEEAAKRDHRRIGKQLDLYHMQEEAPGMVFWHHDGWTIFRELEQFVRDKLREYDYQEVKGPLMMDRVLWERSGHWDKYSEYMFTTHSENRDYAIKPMNCPGHVQIFNQGLKSYRDLPLRMGEFGSCHRNEPSGALHGLMRVRGFTQDDAHIFCTEEQVQSEVSDCIKLVYDTYQTFGFTDIAVKLSTRPEERIGSDEAWDSAELALQEALTAANIEYVLQPGEGAFYGPKIEFTLHDCLNRAWQCGTIQLDFALPGRLNASYVGEDNERHVPVMIHRAILGSIERFIGILIEEYAGLFPTWLAPTQVVVLNITDNQADYALNLSKSLNNLGIRAKADLRNEKIGFKIREHTLKRVPFMLVCGDKEVEAGKVAVRTRKGLDLGVFDVGELSLLIQQEVQTRGKKTVEDRL, from the coding sequence ATGCCAACAATTACCCTTCCCGATGGCAGCCAGCGCCATTTTGAACAAGCCGTTTCTGTGATGGATGTGGCGAAAGACATAGGCCCAGGTTTAGCCAAGGCCTGTATTGCTGGGCGCATCAATGGTCAATTAGTGGATGCCTGTGAGCTGATAGAGCACGACGCTAAACTTGCCATCATTACCGCTAAAGATGAAGACGGTCTCGCCATATTACGCCACTCCTGTGCGCACTTATTAGGGCATGCTATTAAGCAGCTATGGCCGCAGACTAAAATGGCGATTGGTCCGGTGATTGATAATGGCTTTTATTATGATGTCGATCTTGACCACACCTTGACTGAAGAAGACTTGGTGAAGCTAGAAGCGCGCATGAAAGAGCTGGTAAAGACCGATTACCCCGTTATTAAGAAAAAAGTCAGCTGGCAAGAAGCCAGAGACACCTTTGCTGAGCGCCACGAACCTTATAAAATCGAAATTCTCGATCAAAATGTCAGTCAAGATGATAGACCCGGTCTCTATCACCATGAGGAATATATCGATATGTGCCGTGGCCCTCATGTGCCCAGCATGAAGTTTTGCCAACATTTTAAACTGCAAAAAACCTCCGGCGCCTATTGGCGCGGCGATTCTAAAAATAAGATGCTGCAGCGCATTTACGGTACCGCTTGGGCCGATAAGAAAGCGCTAAATGGTTATTTGTTGCAACTAGAAGAAGCCGCTAAGCGCGATCACAGACGCATTGGGAAACAACTCGACTTATATCATATGCAAGAAGAAGCGCCGGGCATGGTGTTTTGGCATCACGATGGCTGGACTATCTTTCGTGAGCTTGAGCAGTTTGTGCGCGATAAGCTGCGTGAATATGATTACCAAGAAGTGAAAGGCCCATTGATGATGGACCGCGTGTTATGGGAGCGCTCAGGACACTGGGATAAATATTCTGAGTATATGTTTACTACTCACTCAGAAAATCGCGATTATGCGATTAAGCCCATGAACTGCCCCGGTCACGTACAAATTTTTAACCAAGGTTTAAAGTCCTATCGTGACTTGCCGCTGCGTATGGGTGAGTTTGGTAGCTGCCACCGTAATGAGCCCAGTGGCGCGTTACACGGCTTAATGCGGGTGCGTGGCTTTACCCAAGATGATGCCCATATCTTTTGTACCGAAGAGCAGGTGCAGTCAGAAGTGTCTGATTGTATAAAGCTGGTGTATGACACCTACCAAACCTTTGGCTTTACCGATATCGCCGTTAAACTCTCTACCCGCCCAGAAGAGCGTATTGGCAGCGATGAAGCTTGGGACTCTGCGGAGCTTGCATTACAAGAAGCCCTCACTGCGGCGAATATAGAGTATGTCTTACAACCGGGTGAAGGCGCCTTCTATGGTCCTAAAATTGAGTTTACGCTCCATGACTGCCTGAATCGGGCGTGGCAATGTGGTACTATACAACTCGATTTTGCTTTGCCTGGACGTTTGAACGCCAGTTATGTGGGTGAAGACAACGAACGCCACGTGCCGGTTATGATTCACCGTGCTATCCTAGGCTCGATCGAGCGTTTTATCGGTATTCTGATTGAAGAATACGCAGGTCTGTTCCCGACTTGGTTAGCTCCCACTCAGGTGGTAGTGCTCAATATTACCGATAATCAGGCAGATTACGCACTCAATCTCAGCAAAAGTCTGAATAATCTTGGCATTAGAGCTAAAGCGGACTTGAGAAATGAGAAAATAGGCTTTAAAATCCGCGAGCACACTCTGAAGCGGGTACCTTTCATGCTGGTTTGTGGCGACAAAGAAGTCGAAGCCGGCAAAGTAGCGGTTCGTACCCGGAAAGGCCTGGATTTAGGCGTCTTCGATGTTGGAGAGCTGAGCTTGCTAATACAGCAAGAAGTCCAAACTCGCGGAAAGAAAACAGTGGAGGATAGGTTATAA
- the infC gene encoding translation initiation factor IF-3, with protein MNEEIRLPEVRLVGLEGDPMGVVPIAEALEIAATAGVDLVEISPNAEPPVCRLMDYGKFLYEKSKATKEQKKKQKQIQVKEMKFRPGTDDGDYQVKLRNLVRFLEEGNKAKITLRFRGREMAHQDLGFDLLNRIKADLDELAVVEAFPKMEGRQAVMVLAPKKKQ; from the coding sequence CTGAATGAAGAGATCCGACTACCAGAAGTTCGCTTAGTCGGCCTGGAAGGCGATCCTATGGGCGTGGTCCCTATCGCAGAGGCACTAGAAATTGCTGCCACTGCCGGTGTTGACCTAGTTGAGATCAGTCCCAATGCCGAACCGCCTGTTTGCCGTTTGATGGATTACGGTAAATTTCTCTACGAGAAGAGTAAGGCGACTAAAGAACAGAAGAAAAAACAAAAACAGATCCAGGTAAAGGAAATGAAGTTCCGCCCTGGCACTGATGATGGCGACTACCAGGTAAAGCTACGCAACCTGGTTCGCTTTTTAGAAGAGGGCAACAAAGCCAAAATCACACTGCGTTTTCGCGGTCGTGAAATGGCGCACCAAGACCTTGGGTTTGATTTGCTAAACCGTATTAAAGCGGATTTAGATGAATTGGCCGTCGTGGAGGCATTCCCTAAAATGGAAGGCCGCCAAGCAGTCATGGTGCTAGCCCCAAAGAAAAAACAGTAA
- the rpmI gene encoding 50S ribosomal protein L35, whose translation MPKMKSNKGAAKRFKKTASGFKCKQSHTSHILTKKSTKRKRHLRGTNLVAASDVAQVHSMLPYA comes from the coding sequence ATGCCGAAGATGAAATCGAATAAAGGCGCTGCTAAGCGCTTTAAGAAAACCGCGAGTGGTTTTAAGTGTAAACAATCACACACCAGCCATATCCTGACTAAGAAGAGCACCAAGCGTAAGCGCCACCTACGTGGAACTAACTTGGTTGCAGCATCTGATGTTGCACAAGTTCATTCAATGCTGCCCTACGCTTAA
- the rplT gene encoding 50S ribosomal protein L20 — protein MARVKRGVTARARHKKVLKQAKGYYGARSRVYRVAVQAVTKAGQYAYRDRRAKKRQFRQLWIARINAASRQNGLSYSRFINGLKKASVEIDRKILADIAVHDKTTFTALVSKAKEALAA, from the coding sequence ATGGCAAGAGTTAAACGTGGTGTGACCGCTCGCGCTCGTCACAAAAAAGTACTAAAGCAAGCTAAAGGTTATTACGGCGCTCGTTCACGCGTATATCGCGTAGCGGTTCAAGCAGTAACTAAAGCCGGTCAATATGCATACCGTGACCGTCGTGCTAAAAAACGTCAGTTCCGTCAGCTGTGGATTGCGCGTATTAACGCTGCAAGCCGTCAGAACGGTTTATCTTACAGCCGCTTCATCAATGGCTTGAAAAAAGCCTCTGTTGAAATCGACCGTAAGATTTTGGCTGATATCGCCGTACACGATAAGACCACTTTCACCGCTTTGGTTAGCAAAGCAAAAGAAGCGTTGGCTGCATAA